A window of Catharus ustulatus isolate bCatUst1 chromosome 25, bCatUst1.pri.v2, whole genome shotgun sequence contains these coding sequences:
- the ATP2B4 gene encoding plasma membrane calcium-transporting ATPase 4 isoform X5, whose product MTNNVADHHPGNSVAEGNHEGDFGCSMVELRNLMELRSAEAVARLNDSYGGVHNVCKRLKTSPVEGLSGNPIDLEKRRQVFGQNFIPPKKAKTFLQLVWEALQDVTLIILEIAAIVSLGLSFYHPPGGDNELCGQSAGGVEDEGESQAGWIEGAAILFSVIIVVLVTAFNDWSKEKQFRGLQSRIEQEQKFTVIRKGQVIQIPVAEIVVGDIAQIKYGDLLPADGILIQGNDLKIDESSLTGESDQVKKSMDKDPMLLSGTHVMEGSGRMVVTAVGINSQTGIIFTLLGAGEGDEEKKVKKGKKSGAPENRNKAKTQDGVALEIQPLKSQEGVENEEKEKKKVKVPKKEKSVLQGKLTRLAVQIGKAGLFMSAVTVVILVLYFVIDTFWVQKRSWLAECTPIYIQYFVKFFIIGVTVLVVAVPEGLPLAVTISLAYSVKKMMKDNNLVRHLDACETMGNATAICSDKTGTLTMNRMTVVQAYVGDTHYRQIPDPEAILPKTLDLIVHGVAINSAYTSKILPPEKEGGLPRQVGNKTECALLGFVLDLKQDYQAVRNEVPEEKLYKVYTFNSVRKSMSTVLRSSGGGFRMYSKGASEIILRKCTKILDKNGEPRLFKVKDRDEMVKKVIEPMACHGLRTICLAFRDFPADAEPDWDSENEILSELTCIAVVGIEDPVRPEVPDAILKCQRAGITVRMVTGDNINTARAIATKCGILLPGEDFLCLEGKEFNRLIRNEKGEVEQEQLDKIWPKLRVLARSSPTDKHTLVKGIIDSTVGDQRQVVAVTGDGTNDGPALKKADVGFAMGIAGTDVAKEASDIILTDDNFTSIVKAVMWGRNVYDSISKFLQFQLTVNVVAVIVAFTGACITQDSPLKAVQMLWVNLIMDTFASLALATEPPSESLLLRKPYGRNKPLISRTMMKNILGHAVYQLTIIFTLLFAGEKFFDIDSGRNAPLHSPPTEHYTIVFNTFVMMQLFNEINARKIHGERNVFEAIYRNPIFCTVVLGTFAAQIIIVEFGGKPFSCSGLTLSQWFWCIFIGVGELLWGQLICTVPTSHLKFLKEAGHGITKEEIPEEELPEDVDEIDHAEMELRRGQILWFRGLNRIQTQMDVVYTFQTGASSLQGALRRQPSIVSQHHDIKVVNAFRSSLYEGLEKPESRSSIHNFMTHPEFILEEDEPRTPFLDGTEDEPEPDGLQKRGGGNLGGSTALNRNNNAVESEFSFPEPGSPFHSLETSV is encoded by the exons GGCTGTCTGGGAACCCCATAGACCTGGAGAAGCGGCGCCAGGTGTTCGGGCAGAACTTCATCCCCCCCAAAAAGGCCAAGACGTTCCTGCAGCTGGTGTGGGAGGCGCTGCAGGACGTGACACTCATCATCCTGGAGATCGCGGCCATCGTGTCCCTGGGGCTCTCCTTCTACCACCCCCCGGGCGGGGACAACGAGC TGTGCGGGCAGTCCGCGGGCGGCGTGGAGGACGAGGGCGAGTCGCAGGCGGGCTGGATCGAGGGCGCTGCCATCCTGTTCTCCGTCATCATCGTGGTGCTGGTGACGGCCTTCAACGACTGGAGCAAGGAGAAGCAGTTCCGGGGGCTGCAGAGCCGCATCGAGCAGGAGCAGAAGTTCACGGTGATCCGCAAGGGCCAGGTCATCCAGATCCCCGTGGCCGAGATCGTGGTGGGGGACATCGCCCAGATCAAGTACG GTGATCTCCTGCCAGCAGATGGGATCCTGATCCAGGGCAATGATCTGAAAATAGACGAGAGCTCGCTGACCGGGGAGTCCGACCAGGTGAAGAAATCCATGGACAAAGACCCCATGCTGCTGTcag GTACCCACGTGATGGAGGGCTCGGGCAGGATGGTGGTGACTGCCGTGGGCATCAACTCCCAGACTGGGATCATCTTCACcctcctgggagcaggagagggtgatgaggagaagaaagtgaagaaag GTAAAAAAAGCGGAGCCCCCGAAAACCGCAACAAAG CTAAAACTCAGGATGGTGTGGCCTTAGAGATCCAGCCCCTGAAGAGCCAGGAGGGGGTGGAGAacgaggagaaggagaagaagaaggtgaaagTGCCCAAGAAGGAGAAGTCGGTGCTGCAGGGGAAGCTCACGCGCCTGGCGGTGCAGATTGGGAAGGCAG GGCTGTTCATGTCGGCCGTCACCGTCGTCATCCTGGTGCTCTACTTCGTCATCGACACCTTCTGGGTGCAGAAGCGCTCCTGGCTGGCCGAGTGCACCCCCATCTACATCCAGTACTTCGTCAAGTTCTTCATCATCGGCGTCACCGTGCTGGTGGTGGCCGTGCCCGAGGGGCTCCCGCTGGCCGTCACCATCTCGCTGGCCTACTCTGTGAAG aAAATGATGAAGGACAACAACCTGGTGCGGCACCTGGACGCCTGCGAGACCATGGGCAACGCCACGGCCATCTGCTCGGACAAGACGGGCACGCTGACCATGAACCGCATGACGGTGGTGCAGGCCTACGTGGGGGACACGCACTACCGCCAGATCCCCGACCCCGAGGCCATCCTGCCCAAAACCCTCGACCTCATCGTGCACGGCGTGGCCATCAACTCGGCCTACACCTCCAAAATCCTG CCTCCAGAGAAGGAGGGGGGGCTGCCCCGCCAGGTGGGCAACAAGACCGAGTGCGCCCTGCTGGGCTTCGTGCTGGACCTGAAGCAGGATTACCAGGCTGTGCGCAACGAGGTGCCCGAGGAGAAGCTCTACAAGGTTTACACCTTCAACTCCGTGCGCAAATCCATGAGCACCGTGCTCaggagcagcggcggcggcttcCGCATGTACAGCAAGGGCGCCTCCGAGATCATCCTGCGCAA gTGCACCAAGATCCTGGACAAGAACGGCGAGCCGCGCCTGTTCAAGGTGAAGGACAGGGACGAGATGGTGAAGAAGGTGATCGAGCCCATGGCCTGCCACGGCCTCAGGACCATCTGCTTGGCCTTCCGCGACTTCCCCGCGGACGCAGAGCCCGACTGGGACAGCGAGAACGAGATCCTGTCCGAGCTGACCTGCATTGCTGTGGTGGGCATCGAGGATCCCGTCCGGCCAGAG GTGCCCGATGCCATCCTCAAGTGCCAGCGCGCCGGGATCACCGTCCGCATGGTGACAGGGGACAACATCAACACCGCCCGCGCCATCGCCACCAAGTGCGGCATCCTGCTGCCCGGGGAGGACTTCCTGTGCCTGGAGGGGAAGGAGTTCAACAGGCTGATCCGAAATGAGAAGGGAgag gtggagcaggagcagctggacaaGATCTGGCCCAAGCTGAGGGTGCTGGCTCGCTCCTCACCCACAGACAAGCACACCCTGGTCAAAG GAATCATCGACAGCACCGTGGGTGACCAGAGGCaggtggtggcagtgacaggggacGGCACCAACGATGGCCCAGCCCTGAAGAAAGCAGATGTGGGGTTTGCCATG GGCATTGCTGGCACAGATGTGGCCAAGGAGGCCTCAGACATCATCCTGACTGATGACAACTTCACCAGCATCGTCAAGGCCGTCATGTGGGGCCGCAACGTCTACGACAGCATCTCCAAGTTCCTGCAGTTCCAGCTCACTGTCAACGTGGTGGCCGTGATCGTGGCCTTCACCGGGGCCTGCAtcacacag GACTCGCCCCTGAAGGCCGTGCAGATGCTGTGGGTGAACCTGATCATGGACACGTTCGCCTCGCTGGCGCTGGCCACGGAGCCGCCGTCGGAGTCGCTGCTGCTGCGCAAACCCTACGGGCGCAACAAACCGCTCATCTCCCGCACCATGATGAAAAACATCCTGGGCCACGCCGTCTACCAGCTCACCATCATCTTCACCCTGCTGTTCGCTg GAGAGAAATTTTTCGACATCGACAGCGGCCGGAACGCGCCCCTGCACTCTCCCCCCACCGAGCACTACACCATCGTCTTCAACACCTTCGTCATGATGCAGCTCTTCAACGAGATCAACGCGCGCAAGATCCACGGCGAGAGGAACGTCTTCGAGGCCATCTACCGCAACCCCATCTTCTGCACCGTGGTGCTGGGCACCTTcgctgcccag ATCATCATCGTGGAGTTTGGTGGGAAACCCTTCAGCTGCTCCGGGCTCACCCTGAGCCAGTGGTTCTGGTGCATTTTTATTGGAGTGGGAGAGCTCCTGTGGGGCCAG cTGATCTGCACCGTCCCAACGAGCCACCTGAAGTTCCTGAAGGAAGCTGGGCACGGCATCACCAAGGAGGAGATCcctgaggaggagctgcccGAGGACGTGGACGAGATCGACCACGCGGAGATGGAGCTGCGGCGGGGGCAGATCCTCTGGTTCCGGGGGCTCAACAGGATCCAGACCCAG ATGGACGTAGTTTACACATTCCAGACCGGCGCCTCCTCTTTGCAGGGAGCCCTCAGGAGACAGCCTTCCATCGTGAGCCAGCACCACGat ATCAAAGTGGTGAATGCGTTCCGTAGCTCCCTGTACGAAGGCCTCGAGAAACCCGAATCCAGAAGCTCCATCCATAACTTCATGACTCACCCAGAGTTCATCCTGGAGGAAGACGAGCCTCGGACACCATTCCTTGACGGCACCGAAGACGAGCCCGAGCCTGACGGACTCCAAAAACGAGGTGGGGGCAACCTGGGGGGTTCAACAGCCCTGAACAGAAACAACAACGCCGTGGAGAGCGAGTTCAGCTTTCCAGAGCCTGGGAGCCCCTTCCACAGCCTGGAGACATCAGTTTGA
- the ATP2B4 gene encoding plasma membrane calcium-transporting ATPase 4 isoform X2: protein MTNNVADHHPGNSVAEGNHEGDFGCSMVELRNLMELRSAEAVARLNDSYGGVHNVCKRLKTSPVEGLSGNPIDLEKRRQVFGQNFIPPKKAKTFLQLVWEALQDVTLIILEIAAIVSLGLSFYHPPGGDNELCGQSAGGVEDEGESQAGWIEGAAILFSVIIVVLVTAFNDWSKEKQFRGLQSRIEQEQKFTVIRKGQVIQIPVAEIVVGDIAQIKYGDLLPADGILIQGNDLKIDESSLTGESDQVKKSMDKDPMLLSGTHVMEGSGRMVVTAVGINSQTGIIFTLLGAGEGDEEKKVKKAKTQDGVALEIQPLKSQEGVENEEKEKKKVKVPKKEKSVLQGKLTRLAVQIGKAGLFMSAVTVVILVLYFVIDTFWVQKRSWLAECTPIYIQYFVKFFIIGVTVLVVAVPEGLPLAVTISLAYSVKKMMKDNNLVRHLDACETMGNATAICSDKTGTLTMNRMTVVQAYVGDTHYRQIPDPEAILPKTLDLIVHGVAINSAYTSKILPPEKEGGLPRQVGNKTECALLGFVLDLKQDYQAVRNEVPEEKLYKVYTFNSVRKSMSTVLRSSGGGFRMYSKGASEIILRKCTKILDKNGEPRLFKVKDRDEMVKKVIEPMACHGLRTICLAFRDFPADAEPDWDSENEILSELTCIAVVGIEDPVRPEVPDAILKCQRAGITVRMVTGDNINTARAIATKCGILLPGEDFLCLEGKEFNRLIRNEKGEVEQEQLDKIWPKLRVLARSSPTDKHTLVKGIIDSTVGDQRQVVAVTGDGTNDGPALKKADVGFAMGIAGTDVAKEASDIILTDDNFTSIVKAVMWGRNVYDSISKFLQFQLTVNVVAVIVAFTGACITQDSPLKAVQMLWVNLIMDTFASLALATEPPSESLLLRKPYGRNKPLISRTMMKNILGHAVYQLTIIFTLLFAGEKFFDIDSGRNAPLHSPPTEHYTIVFNTFVMMQLFNEINARKIHGERNVFEAIYRNPIFCTVVLGTFAAQIIIVEFGGKPFSCSGLTLSQWFWCIFIGVGELLWGQLICTVPTSHLKFLKEAGHGITKEEIPEEELPEDVDEIDHAEMELRRGQILWFRGLNRIQTQIKVVNAFRSSLYEGLEKPESRSSIHNFMTHPEFILEEDEPRTPFLDGTEDEPEPDGLQKRGGGNLGGSTALNRNNNAVESEFSFPEPGSPFHSLETSV from the exons GGCTGTCTGGGAACCCCATAGACCTGGAGAAGCGGCGCCAGGTGTTCGGGCAGAACTTCATCCCCCCCAAAAAGGCCAAGACGTTCCTGCAGCTGGTGTGGGAGGCGCTGCAGGACGTGACACTCATCATCCTGGAGATCGCGGCCATCGTGTCCCTGGGGCTCTCCTTCTACCACCCCCCGGGCGGGGACAACGAGC TGTGCGGGCAGTCCGCGGGCGGCGTGGAGGACGAGGGCGAGTCGCAGGCGGGCTGGATCGAGGGCGCTGCCATCCTGTTCTCCGTCATCATCGTGGTGCTGGTGACGGCCTTCAACGACTGGAGCAAGGAGAAGCAGTTCCGGGGGCTGCAGAGCCGCATCGAGCAGGAGCAGAAGTTCACGGTGATCCGCAAGGGCCAGGTCATCCAGATCCCCGTGGCCGAGATCGTGGTGGGGGACATCGCCCAGATCAAGTACG GTGATCTCCTGCCAGCAGATGGGATCCTGATCCAGGGCAATGATCTGAAAATAGACGAGAGCTCGCTGACCGGGGAGTCCGACCAGGTGAAGAAATCCATGGACAAAGACCCCATGCTGCTGTcag GTACCCACGTGATGGAGGGCTCGGGCAGGATGGTGGTGACTGCCGTGGGCATCAACTCCCAGACTGGGATCATCTTCACcctcctgggagcaggagagggtgatgaggagaagaaagtgaagaaag CTAAAACTCAGGATGGTGTGGCCTTAGAGATCCAGCCCCTGAAGAGCCAGGAGGGGGTGGAGAacgaggagaaggagaagaagaaggtgaaagTGCCCAAGAAGGAGAAGTCGGTGCTGCAGGGGAAGCTCACGCGCCTGGCGGTGCAGATTGGGAAGGCAG GGCTGTTCATGTCGGCCGTCACCGTCGTCATCCTGGTGCTCTACTTCGTCATCGACACCTTCTGGGTGCAGAAGCGCTCCTGGCTGGCCGAGTGCACCCCCATCTACATCCAGTACTTCGTCAAGTTCTTCATCATCGGCGTCACCGTGCTGGTGGTGGCCGTGCCCGAGGGGCTCCCGCTGGCCGTCACCATCTCGCTGGCCTACTCTGTGAAG aAAATGATGAAGGACAACAACCTGGTGCGGCACCTGGACGCCTGCGAGACCATGGGCAACGCCACGGCCATCTGCTCGGACAAGACGGGCACGCTGACCATGAACCGCATGACGGTGGTGCAGGCCTACGTGGGGGACACGCACTACCGCCAGATCCCCGACCCCGAGGCCATCCTGCCCAAAACCCTCGACCTCATCGTGCACGGCGTGGCCATCAACTCGGCCTACACCTCCAAAATCCTG CCTCCAGAGAAGGAGGGGGGGCTGCCCCGCCAGGTGGGCAACAAGACCGAGTGCGCCCTGCTGGGCTTCGTGCTGGACCTGAAGCAGGATTACCAGGCTGTGCGCAACGAGGTGCCCGAGGAGAAGCTCTACAAGGTTTACACCTTCAACTCCGTGCGCAAATCCATGAGCACCGTGCTCaggagcagcggcggcggcttcCGCATGTACAGCAAGGGCGCCTCCGAGATCATCCTGCGCAA gTGCACCAAGATCCTGGACAAGAACGGCGAGCCGCGCCTGTTCAAGGTGAAGGACAGGGACGAGATGGTGAAGAAGGTGATCGAGCCCATGGCCTGCCACGGCCTCAGGACCATCTGCTTGGCCTTCCGCGACTTCCCCGCGGACGCAGAGCCCGACTGGGACAGCGAGAACGAGATCCTGTCCGAGCTGACCTGCATTGCTGTGGTGGGCATCGAGGATCCCGTCCGGCCAGAG GTGCCCGATGCCATCCTCAAGTGCCAGCGCGCCGGGATCACCGTCCGCATGGTGACAGGGGACAACATCAACACCGCCCGCGCCATCGCCACCAAGTGCGGCATCCTGCTGCCCGGGGAGGACTTCCTGTGCCTGGAGGGGAAGGAGTTCAACAGGCTGATCCGAAATGAGAAGGGAgag gtggagcaggagcagctggacaaGATCTGGCCCAAGCTGAGGGTGCTGGCTCGCTCCTCACCCACAGACAAGCACACCCTGGTCAAAG GAATCATCGACAGCACCGTGGGTGACCAGAGGCaggtggtggcagtgacaggggacGGCACCAACGATGGCCCAGCCCTGAAGAAAGCAGATGTGGGGTTTGCCATG GGCATTGCTGGCACAGATGTGGCCAAGGAGGCCTCAGACATCATCCTGACTGATGACAACTTCACCAGCATCGTCAAGGCCGTCATGTGGGGCCGCAACGTCTACGACAGCATCTCCAAGTTCCTGCAGTTCCAGCTCACTGTCAACGTGGTGGCCGTGATCGTGGCCTTCACCGGGGCCTGCAtcacacag GACTCGCCCCTGAAGGCCGTGCAGATGCTGTGGGTGAACCTGATCATGGACACGTTCGCCTCGCTGGCGCTGGCCACGGAGCCGCCGTCGGAGTCGCTGCTGCTGCGCAAACCCTACGGGCGCAACAAACCGCTCATCTCCCGCACCATGATGAAAAACATCCTGGGCCACGCCGTCTACCAGCTCACCATCATCTTCACCCTGCTGTTCGCTg GAGAGAAATTTTTCGACATCGACAGCGGCCGGAACGCGCCCCTGCACTCTCCCCCCACCGAGCACTACACCATCGTCTTCAACACCTTCGTCATGATGCAGCTCTTCAACGAGATCAACGCGCGCAAGATCCACGGCGAGAGGAACGTCTTCGAGGCCATCTACCGCAACCCCATCTTCTGCACCGTGGTGCTGGGCACCTTcgctgcccag ATCATCATCGTGGAGTTTGGTGGGAAACCCTTCAGCTGCTCCGGGCTCACCCTGAGCCAGTGGTTCTGGTGCATTTTTATTGGAGTGGGAGAGCTCCTGTGGGGCCAG cTGATCTGCACCGTCCCAACGAGCCACCTGAAGTTCCTGAAGGAAGCTGGGCACGGCATCACCAAGGAGGAGATCcctgaggaggagctgcccGAGGACGTGGACGAGATCGACCACGCGGAGATGGAGCTGCGGCGGGGGCAGATCCTCTGGTTCCGGGGGCTCAACAGGATCCAGACCCAG ATCAAAGTGGTGAATGCGTTCCGTAGCTCCCTGTACGAAGGCCTCGAGAAACCCGAATCCAGAAGCTCCATCCATAACTTCATGACTCACCCAGAGTTCATCCTGGAGGAAGACGAGCCTCGGACACCATTCCTTGACGGCACCGAAGACGAGCCCGAGCCTGACGGACTCCAAAAACGAGGTGGGGGCAACCTGGGGGGTTCAACAGCCCTGAACAGAAACAACAACGCCGTGGAGAGCGAGTTCAGCTTTCCAGAGCCTGGGAGCCCCTTCCACAGCCTGGAGACATCAGTTTGA
- the ATP2B4 gene encoding plasma membrane calcium-transporting ATPase 4 isoform X1, producing MTNNVADHHPGNSVAEGNHEGDFGCSMVELRNLMELRSAEAVARLNDSYGGVHNVCKRLKTSPVEGLSGNPIDLEKRRQVFGQNFIPPKKAKTFLQLVWEALQDVTLIILEIAAIVSLGLSFYHPPGGDNELCGQSAGGVEDEGESQAGWIEGAAILFSVIIVVLVTAFNDWSKEKQFRGLQSRIEQEQKFTVIRKGQVIQIPVAEIVVGDIAQIKYGDLLPADGILIQGNDLKIDESSLTGESDQVKKSMDKDPMLLSGTHVMEGSGRMVVTAVGINSQTGIIFTLLGAGEGDEEKKVKKGKKSGAPENRNKAKTQDGVALEIQPLKSQEGVENEEKEKKKVKVPKKEKSVLQGKLTRLAVQIGKAGLFMSAVTVVILVLYFVIDTFWVQKRSWLAECTPIYIQYFVKFFIIGVTVLVVAVPEGLPLAVTISLAYSVKKMMKDNNLVRHLDACETMGNATAICSDKTGTLTMNRMTVVQAYVGDTHYRQIPDPEAILPKTLDLIVHGVAINSAYTSKILPPEKEGGLPRQVGNKTECALLGFVLDLKQDYQAVRNEVPEEKLYKVYTFNSVRKSMSTVLRSSGGGFRMYSKGASEIILRKCTKILDKNGEPRLFKVKDRDEMVKKVIEPMACHGLRTICLAFRDFPADAEPDWDSENEILSELTCIAVVGIEDPVRPEVPDAILKCQRAGITVRMVTGDNINTARAIATKCGILLPGEDFLCLEGKEFNRLIRNEKGEVEQEQLDKIWPKLRVLARSSPTDKHTLVKGIIDSTVGDQRQVVAVTGDGTNDGPALKKADVGFAMGIAGTDVAKEASDIILTDDNFTSIVKAVMWGRNVYDSISKFLQFQLTVNVVAVIVAFTGACITQDSPLKAVQMLWVNLIMDTFASLALATEPPSESLLLRKPYGRNKPLISRTMMKNILGHAVYQLTIIFTLLFAGEKFFDIDSGRNAPLHSPPTEHYTIVFNTFVMMQLFNEINARKIHGERNVFEAIYRNPIFCTVVLGTFAAQIIIVEFGGKPFSCSGLTLSQWFWCIFIGVGELLWGQLICTVPTSHLKFLKEAGHGITKEEIPEEELPEDVDEIDHAEMELRRGQILWFRGLNRIQTQIKVVNAFRSSLYEGLEKPESRSSIHNFMTHPEFILEEDEPRTPFLDGTEDEPEPDGLQKRGGGNLGGSTALNRNNNAVESEFSFPEPGSPFHSLETSV from the exons GGCTGTCTGGGAACCCCATAGACCTGGAGAAGCGGCGCCAGGTGTTCGGGCAGAACTTCATCCCCCCCAAAAAGGCCAAGACGTTCCTGCAGCTGGTGTGGGAGGCGCTGCAGGACGTGACACTCATCATCCTGGAGATCGCGGCCATCGTGTCCCTGGGGCTCTCCTTCTACCACCCCCCGGGCGGGGACAACGAGC TGTGCGGGCAGTCCGCGGGCGGCGTGGAGGACGAGGGCGAGTCGCAGGCGGGCTGGATCGAGGGCGCTGCCATCCTGTTCTCCGTCATCATCGTGGTGCTGGTGACGGCCTTCAACGACTGGAGCAAGGAGAAGCAGTTCCGGGGGCTGCAGAGCCGCATCGAGCAGGAGCAGAAGTTCACGGTGATCCGCAAGGGCCAGGTCATCCAGATCCCCGTGGCCGAGATCGTGGTGGGGGACATCGCCCAGATCAAGTACG GTGATCTCCTGCCAGCAGATGGGATCCTGATCCAGGGCAATGATCTGAAAATAGACGAGAGCTCGCTGACCGGGGAGTCCGACCAGGTGAAGAAATCCATGGACAAAGACCCCATGCTGCTGTcag GTACCCACGTGATGGAGGGCTCGGGCAGGATGGTGGTGACTGCCGTGGGCATCAACTCCCAGACTGGGATCATCTTCACcctcctgggagcaggagagggtgatgaggagaagaaagtgaagaaag GTAAAAAAAGCGGAGCCCCCGAAAACCGCAACAAAG CTAAAACTCAGGATGGTGTGGCCTTAGAGATCCAGCCCCTGAAGAGCCAGGAGGGGGTGGAGAacgaggagaaggagaagaagaaggtgaaagTGCCCAAGAAGGAGAAGTCGGTGCTGCAGGGGAAGCTCACGCGCCTGGCGGTGCAGATTGGGAAGGCAG GGCTGTTCATGTCGGCCGTCACCGTCGTCATCCTGGTGCTCTACTTCGTCATCGACACCTTCTGGGTGCAGAAGCGCTCCTGGCTGGCCGAGTGCACCCCCATCTACATCCAGTACTTCGTCAAGTTCTTCATCATCGGCGTCACCGTGCTGGTGGTGGCCGTGCCCGAGGGGCTCCCGCTGGCCGTCACCATCTCGCTGGCCTACTCTGTGAAG aAAATGATGAAGGACAACAACCTGGTGCGGCACCTGGACGCCTGCGAGACCATGGGCAACGCCACGGCCATCTGCTCGGACAAGACGGGCACGCTGACCATGAACCGCATGACGGTGGTGCAGGCCTACGTGGGGGACACGCACTACCGCCAGATCCCCGACCCCGAGGCCATCCTGCCCAAAACCCTCGACCTCATCGTGCACGGCGTGGCCATCAACTCGGCCTACACCTCCAAAATCCTG CCTCCAGAGAAGGAGGGGGGGCTGCCCCGCCAGGTGGGCAACAAGACCGAGTGCGCCCTGCTGGGCTTCGTGCTGGACCTGAAGCAGGATTACCAGGCTGTGCGCAACGAGGTGCCCGAGGAGAAGCTCTACAAGGTTTACACCTTCAACTCCGTGCGCAAATCCATGAGCACCGTGCTCaggagcagcggcggcggcttcCGCATGTACAGCAAGGGCGCCTCCGAGATCATCCTGCGCAA gTGCACCAAGATCCTGGACAAGAACGGCGAGCCGCGCCTGTTCAAGGTGAAGGACAGGGACGAGATGGTGAAGAAGGTGATCGAGCCCATGGCCTGCCACGGCCTCAGGACCATCTGCTTGGCCTTCCGCGACTTCCCCGCGGACGCAGAGCCCGACTGGGACAGCGAGAACGAGATCCTGTCCGAGCTGACCTGCATTGCTGTGGTGGGCATCGAGGATCCCGTCCGGCCAGAG GTGCCCGATGCCATCCTCAAGTGCCAGCGCGCCGGGATCACCGTCCGCATGGTGACAGGGGACAACATCAACACCGCCCGCGCCATCGCCACCAAGTGCGGCATCCTGCTGCCCGGGGAGGACTTCCTGTGCCTGGAGGGGAAGGAGTTCAACAGGCTGATCCGAAATGAGAAGGGAgag gtggagcaggagcagctggacaaGATCTGGCCCAAGCTGAGGGTGCTGGCTCGCTCCTCACCCACAGACAAGCACACCCTGGTCAAAG GAATCATCGACAGCACCGTGGGTGACCAGAGGCaggtggtggcagtgacaggggacGGCACCAACGATGGCCCAGCCCTGAAGAAAGCAGATGTGGGGTTTGCCATG GGCATTGCTGGCACAGATGTGGCCAAGGAGGCCTCAGACATCATCCTGACTGATGACAACTTCACCAGCATCGTCAAGGCCGTCATGTGGGGCCGCAACGTCTACGACAGCATCTCCAAGTTCCTGCAGTTCCAGCTCACTGTCAACGTGGTGGCCGTGATCGTGGCCTTCACCGGGGCCTGCAtcacacag GACTCGCCCCTGAAGGCCGTGCAGATGCTGTGGGTGAACCTGATCATGGACACGTTCGCCTCGCTGGCGCTGGCCACGGAGCCGCCGTCGGAGTCGCTGCTGCTGCGCAAACCCTACGGGCGCAACAAACCGCTCATCTCCCGCACCATGATGAAAAACATCCTGGGCCACGCCGTCTACCAGCTCACCATCATCTTCACCCTGCTGTTCGCTg GAGAGAAATTTTTCGACATCGACAGCGGCCGGAACGCGCCCCTGCACTCTCCCCCCACCGAGCACTACACCATCGTCTTCAACACCTTCGTCATGATGCAGCTCTTCAACGAGATCAACGCGCGCAAGATCCACGGCGAGAGGAACGTCTTCGAGGCCATCTACCGCAACCCCATCTTCTGCACCGTGGTGCTGGGCACCTTcgctgcccag ATCATCATCGTGGAGTTTGGTGGGAAACCCTTCAGCTGCTCCGGGCTCACCCTGAGCCAGTGGTTCTGGTGCATTTTTATTGGAGTGGGAGAGCTCCTGTGGGGCCAG cTGATCTGCACCGTCCCAACGAGCCACCTGAAGTTCCTGAAGGAAGCTGGGCACGGCATCACCAAGGAGGAGATCcctgaggaggagctgcccGAGGACGTGGACGAGATCGACCACGCGGAGATGGAGCTGCGGCGGGGGCAGATCCTCTGGTTCCGGGGGCTCAACAGGATCCAGACCCAG ATCAAAGTGGTGAATGCGTTCCGTAGCTCCCTGTACGAAGGCCTCGAGAAACCCGAATCCAGAAGCTCCATCCATAACTTCATGACTCACCCAGAGTTCATCCTGGAGGAAGACGAGCCTCGGACACCATTCCTTGACGGCACCGAAGACGAGCCCGAGCCTGACGGACTCCAAAAACGAGGTGGGGGCAACCTGGGGGGTTCAACAGCCCTGAACAGAAACAACAACGCCGTGGAGAGCGAGTTCAGCTTTCCAGAGCCTGGGAGCCCCTTCCACAGCCTGGAGACATCAGTTTGA